A stretch of Gadus macrocephalus chromosome 17, ASM3116895v1 DNA encodes these proteins:
- the LOC132445502 gene encoding uncharacterized protein LOC132445502 isoform X10 — MSFMQIQLLQQETLIINETHPIIQCIISNNHNKLKLLLKEHDINGLYPCKELNDEVSPLIAAVAFQKEGIFSVLLHEAADPNTCSRNCWKPLHFASLGKVQISFVHKLLAAKAEPNDDMNNQLKMTTLQAAVHHDRGDVAEALIGAGAVVSTFPIKSPDCDTFNDKLSNMIHRLASNSVQICSEIKYFVDLDIAVRRKSPEEVFQLFDHVMLLKHPQTHISVIDVVLSVTGLGKAEYQSKAIQWLRDNNKINQYIEEAVKHFPNLLKGHQPLVVQNLHSVFCTLTEIPNNISLAFIPKLLELLSTKILFPKEQHFVVVTLYVITQKCKVKDDWNLDIIEKLSSGISSFVNNNHSATAIYAYGIFANLVSTEHANKIFTSIGLTSVPEEILTSAEMTMDDSLKEGLRHLQKYLIQPSAASEESISAVLDDLSTTSVQETAANDLQPGITTFRKEQKWVQISEKWSEKLEKLSKTENVVKVGNIIFVNNEEFCIAKGSSGTEVFLGLREDGTEVAVKRMSRSNYQVLKNEESFLRLPKLDHPFIVRYIDFAEDENFGYLALQLCECTLEEFLKPDLTEKVKRNLVKEVLSSLSVLHSQTPQILHRDIKPQNVLLDVCGKARLADFGISRRLPIGQTSLRTRGAGTKCWMARENIDEDVDVPCKMSADIQVAGMLTYYILSGGHHPFGRGCKCESNIFDGLYSLEHVQDSITEDLVKWMINKNPKERPTVQQCLAHPFFWSTASFHRSWCRRWTAKGSILKILQDYFASYATSLNTTLRTQSTLI; from the exons ATGAGTTTCATGCAGATCCAGTTATTACAGCAAGAGACGCTCATCATCAATGAAACGCACCCAATAATTCAGTGTATAATTAGCAACAATCACAATAAGCTCAAACTACTGCTAAAGGAACATGACATTAATGGACTTTATCCATGCAAGGAGCTAAACGATGAGGTCTCCCCTTTGATTGctgctgttgcatttcaaaaGGAGGGCATTTTTTCCGTTCTCCTGCATGAAGCTGCAGACCCAAACACATGTTCACGCAATTGTTGGAAACCTTTGCATTTTGCTTCATTAGGCAAAGTTCAAATTTCTTTTGTGCATAAATTGCTGGCAGCTAAAGCTGAACCAAATGATGACATGAATAATCAATTAAAAATGACCACACTGCAAGCAGCTGTTCACCATGACAGAGGTGATGTTGCAGAAGCATTGATCGGCGCAGGTGCGGTTGTTTCAACGTTTCCTATAAAGAGTCCTGATTGTGATACTTTCAATGACAAGTTGTCTAATATGATACATCGTTTAGCCTCGAATAGTGTCCAAATCTGTTCAGAAATTAAATATTTTGTTGATCTGGACATTGCAGTCAGACGAAAGAGTCCGGAAGAGGTTTTCCAgttgtttgatcatgttatgcTGCTTAAGCATCCTCAGACACATATTAGCGTTATTGATGTTGTGTTAAGTGTCACTGGACTAGGGAAGGCAGAATACCAAAGTAAAGCTATTCAGTGGCTGAGGGACAACAATAAGATAAACCAATACATTGAGGAGGCTGTGAAACACTTTCCAAACCTTTTAAAAGGACATCAGCCTTTGGTTGTTCAGAATCTACATTCTGTCTTTTGCACTTTGACAGAGATACCAAATAACATATCACTGGCTTTCATACCTAAATTACTTGAGCTGCTTTCCACAAAAATTTTGTTTCCGAAAGAACAGCATTTTGTTGTGGTCACACTCTATGTGATTACACAAAAATGCAAAGTTAAAGATGACTGGAATTTGGATATCATTGAGAAATTAAGCTCAGGAATTTCTTCCTTTGTCAACAATAATCACTCAGCAACTGCAATCTATGCCTATGGCATTTTTGCAAATCTTGTTTCAACTGAACACGCCAACAAAATCTTTACATCGATTGGGTTAACTTCTGTGCCTGAAGAGATTCTTACATCTGCAGAAATGACGATGGATGACAGTCTCAAAGAAGGTCTAAGGCATCTGCAGAAATATTTAATTCAACCAAGCGCAGCATCTGAAGAGTCCATATCAGCTGTTTTAGATGACCTCTCCACAACTTCTGTCCAGGAAACTGCTGCGAATGATCTCCAACCTGGCATCACCACATTTAGAAAAGAGCAGAAGTGGGTTCAAATAAGTGAGAAATGGAGTGAAAAATTAGAGAAGCTTTCAAAAACAGAGAATGTTGTCAAAGTTGGAAACATCATTTTtgtgaacaatgaagaattttGCATAGCAAAGGGGAGCAGTGGAACTGAGGTCTTCCTTGGCCTCAGAGAGGATGGCACTGAGGTGGCAGTGAAGAGAATGTCTAGGTCGAACTACCAAGTGCTGAAGAACGAGGAATCATTCCTACGACTTCCAAAGCTTGATCATCCATTCATTGTGAGATACATAGACTTTGCCGAAGATGAGAACTTTGGTTACCTTGCACTTCAACTATGTGAGTGCACGCTGGAAGAATTCCTAAAACCTGATTTGACTGAAAAAGTGAAGAGAAATCTTGTTAAGGAGGTTTTATCTAGCTTGAGTGTGCTACATAGTCAGACTCCTCAAATCCTCCATCGGGATATTAAACCACAGAACGTCTTGTTAg ATGTTTGTGGTAAGGCACGTTTGGCTGATTTTGGCATAAGCAGAAGATTGCCCATTGGTCAGACTTCCTTGCGCACAAGAGGTGCTGGAACAAAGTGCTGGATGGCCAGAGAGAATATAGATGAGGATGTTGATGTACCATGCAAGATGAGCGCTGACATACAG GTGGCAGGGATGTTGACATACTACATCCTATCTGGAGGACATCATCCTTTTGGCAGAGGCTGTAAATGTGAGAGCAACATTTTTGATGGTTTGTACAGTCTTGAACATGTCCAGGATTCGATCACAGAGGATCTTGTGAAGTGGATGATCAACAAAAATCCAAAAGAAAGGCCTACAGTGCAGCAATGCCTGGCCCATCCCTTCTTCTGGTCGACTGCAAG TTTCCACCGGAGTTGGTGCAGAAGATGGACAGCAAAGGGAAGTATTCTGAAAATACTTCAGGATTACTTCGCTTCATACGCAACCTCCTTGAACACTA CCCTGAGGACGCAGAGCACATTGATTTGA
- the LOC132445502 gene encoding uncharacterized protein LOC132445502 isoform X7, with translation MSFMQIQLLQQETLIINETHPIIQCIISNNHNKLKLLLKEHDINGLYPCKELNDEVSPLIAAVAFQKEGIFSVLLHEAADPNTCSRNCWKPLHFASLGKVQISFVHKLLAAKAEPNDDMNNQLKMTTLQAAVHHDRGDVAEALIGAGAVVSTFPIKSPDCDTFNDKLSNMIHRLASNSVQICSEIKYFVDLDIAVRRKSPEEVFQLFDHVMLLKHPQTHISVIDVVLSVTGLGKAEYQSKAIQWLRDNNKINQYIEEAVKHFPNLLKGHQPLVVQNLHSVFCTLTEIPNNISLAFIPKLLELLSTKILFPKEQHFVVVTLYVITQKCKVKDDWNLDIIEKLSSGISSFVNNNHSATAIYAYGIFANLVSTEHANKIFTSIGLTSVPEEILTSAEMTMDDSLKEGLRHLQKYLIQPSAASEESISAVLDDLSTTSVQETAANDLQPGITTFRKEQKWVQISEKWSEKLEKLSKTENVVKVGNIIFVNNEEFCIAKGSSGTEVFLGLREDGTEVAVKRMSRSNYQVLKNEESFLRLPKLDHPFIVRYIDFAEDENFGYLALQLCECTLEEFLKPDLTEKVKRNLVKEVLSSLSVLHSQTPQILHRDIKPQNVLLDVCGKARLADFGISRRLPIGQTSLRTRGAGTKCWMARENIDEDVDVPCKMSADIQVAGMLTYYILSGGHHPFGRGCKCESNIFDGLYSLEHVQDSITEDLVKWMINKNPKERPTVQQCLAHPFFWSTARKIRYLKNIGNVEEVKNYSKTEKCLLDELDRDVGEASWKDWKQKFPREMVKKLDGKGTCSENTAGLLRFIRNLHQHPPKDAEPIDLMATFPELFGGVYVFAKNKGWNNRDKLIEEEEEEEDVTSGGAMNTLSLEDRAPGFSVPVQESGGPPHSVTVIP, from the exons ATGAGTTTCATGCAGATCCAGTTATTACAGCAAGAGACGCTCATCATCAATGAAACGCACCCAATAATTCAGTGTATAATTAGCAACAATCACAATAAGCTCAAACTACTGCTAAAGGAACATGACATTAATGGACTTTATCCATGCAAGGAGCTAAACGATGAGGTCTCCCCTTTGATTGctgctgttgcatttcaaaaGGAGGGCATTTTTTCCGTTCTCCTGCATGAAGCTGCAGACCCAAACACATGTTCACGCAATTGTTGGAAACCTTTGCATTTTGCTTCATTAGGCAAAGTTCAAATTTCTTTTGTGCATAAATTGCTGGCAGCTAAAGCTGAACCAAATGATGACATGAATAATCAATTAAAAATGACCACACTGCAAGCAGCTGTTCACCATGACAGAGGTGATGTTGCAGAAGCATTGATCGGCGCAGGTGCGGTTGTTTCAACGTTTCCTATAAAGAGTCCTGATTGTGATACTTTCAATGACAAGTTGTCTAATATGATACATCGTTTAGCCTCGAATAGTGTCCAAATCTGTTCAGAAATTAAATATTTTGTTGATCTGGACATTGCAGTCAGACGAAAGAGTCCGGAAGAGGTTTTCCAgttgtttgatcatgttatgcTGCTTAAGCATCCTCAGACACATATTAGCGTTATTGATGTTGTGTTAAGTGTCACTGGACTAGGGAAGGCAGAATACCAAAGTAAAGCTATTCAGTGGCTGAGGGACAACAATAAGATAAACCAATACATTGAGGAGGCTGTGAAACACTTTCCAAACCTTTTAAAAGGACATCAGCCTTTGGTTGTTCAGAATCTACATTCTGTCTTTTGCACTTTGACAGAGATACCAAATAACATATCACTGGCTTTCATACCTAAATTACTTGAGCTGCTTTCCACAAAAATTTTGTTTCCGAAAGAACAGCATTTTGTTGTGGTCACACTCTATGTGATTACACAAAAATGCAAAGTTAAAGATGACTGGAATTTGGATATCATTGAGAAATTAAGCTCAGGAATTTCTTCCTTTGTCAACAATAATCACTCAGCAACTGCAATCTATGCCTATGGCATTTTTGCAAATCTTGTTTCAACTGAACACGCCAACAAAATCTTTACATCGATTGGGTTAACTTCTGTGCCTGAAGAGATTCTTACATCTGCAGAAATGACGATGGATGACAGTCTCAAAGAAGGTCTAAGGCATCTGCAGAAATATTTAATTCAACCAAGCGCAGCATCTGAAGAGTCCATATCAGCTGTTTTAGATGACCTCTCCACAACTTCTGTCCAGGAAACTGCTGCGAATGATCTCCAACCTGGCATCACCACATTTAGAAAAGAGCAGAAGTGGGTTCAAATAAGTGAGAAATGGAGTGAAAAATTAGAGAAGCTTTCAAAAACAGAGAATGTTGTCAAAGTTGGAAACATCATTTTtgtgaacaatgaagaattttGCATAGCAAAGGGGAGCAGTGGAACTGAGGTCTTCCTTGGCCTCAGAGAGGATGGCACTGAGGTGGCAGTGAAGAGAATGTCTAGGTCGAACTACCAAGTGCTGAAGAACGAGGAATCATTCCTACGACTTCCAAAGCTTGATCATCCATTCATTGTGAGATACATAGACTTTGCCGAAGATGAGAACTTTGGTTACCTTGCACTTCAACTATGTGAGTGCACGCTGGAAGAATTCCTAAAACCTGATTTGACTGAAAAAGTGAAGAGAAATCTTGTTAAGGAGGTTTTATCTAGCTTGAGTGTGCTACATAGTCAGACTCCTCAAATCCTCCATCGGGATATTAAACCACAGAACGTCTTGTTAg ATGTTTGTGGTAAGGCACGTTTGGCTGATTTTGGCATAAGCAGAAGATTGCCCATTGGTCAGACTTCCTTGCGCACAAGAGGTGCTGGAACAAAGTGCTGGATGGCCAGAGAGAATATAGATGAGGATGTTGATGTACCATGCAAGATGAGCGCTGACATACAG GTGGCAGGGATGTTGACATACTACATCCTATCTGGAGGACATCATCCTTTTGGCAGAGGCTGTAAATGTGAGAGCAACATTTTTGATGGTTTGTACAGTCTTGAACATGTCCAGGATTCGATCACAGAGGATCTTGTGAAGTGGATGATCAACAAAAATCCAAAAGAAAGGCCTACAGTGCAGCAATGCCTGGCCCATCCCTTCTTCTGGTCGACTGCAAG AAAAATTAGATACTTAAAAAATATCGGTAATGTGGAGGAGGTGAAAAACTACAGCAAGACGGAGAAATGCCTCCTGGATGAACTGGATCGGGATGTAGGGGAGGCAAGCTGGAAGGACTGGAAACAAAag TTCCCCAGGGAGATGGTGAAGAAATTGGACGGCAAAGGGACATGTTCTGAGAACACTGCAGGATTACTTCGCTTCATACGCAACCTCCATCAACATCC CCCTAAGGACGCAGAGCCCATTGATTTGATGGCCACATTTCCTGAACTCTTCGGAGGTGTCTACGTTTTTGCCAAAAACAAAGGTTGGAACAACAGGGACAAGCTGattgaagaggaggaagaggaggaggacgtcacATCCGGTGGTGCGATGAACACACTCAGCCTGGAGGACCGGGCTCCAGGCTTCTCTGTGCCTGTCCAGGAGTCAGGAGGACCCCCCCATTCAGTCACCGTCATACCATGA
- the LOC132445502 gene encoding uncharacterized protein LOC132445502 isoform X8: MSFMQIQLLQQETLIINETHPIIQCIISNNHNKLKLLLKEHDINGLYPCKELNDEVSPLIAAVAFQKEGIFSVLLHEAADPNTCSRNCWKPLHFASLGKVQISFVHKLLAAKAEPNDDMNNQLKMTTLQAAVHHDRGDVAEALIGAGAVVSTFPIKSPDCDTFNDKLSNMIHRLASNSVQICSEIKYFVDLDIAVRRKSPEEVFQLFDHVMLLKHPQTHISVIDVVLSVTGLGKAEYQSKAIQWLRDNNKINQYIEEAVKHFPNLLKGHQPLVVQNLHSVFCTLTEIPNNISLAFIPKLLELLSTKILFPKEQHFVVVTLYVITQKCKVKDDWNLDIIEKLSSGISSFVNNNHSATAIYAYGIFANLVSTEHANKIFTSIGLTSVPEEILTSAEMTMDDSLKEGLRHLQKYLIQPSAASEESISAVLDDLSTTSVQETAANDLQPGITTFRKEQKWVQISEKWSEKLEKLSKTENVVKVGNIIFVNNEEFCIAKGSSGTEVFLGLREDGTEVAVKRMSRSNYQVLKNEESFLRLPKLDHPFIVRYIDFAEDENFGYLALQLCECTLEEFLKPDLTEKVKRNLVKEVLSSLSVLHSQTPQILHRDIKPQNVLLDVCGKARLADFGISRRLPIGQTSLRTRGAGTKCWMARENIDEDVDVPCKMSADIQVAGMLTYYILSGGHHPFGRGCKCESNIFDGLYSLEHVQDSITEDLVKWMINKNPKERPTVQQCLAHPFFWSTASKIEYLKSIGNEEEVRNYRATEKRLLDELDRDVGEACWKDWKQKFPPELVQKMDSKGKYSENTSGLLRFIRNLLEHYPEDAEHIDLMATFPDLFGGVYVFAKYKGWNSRVSLRRMFQEE; the protein is encoded by the exons ATGAGTTTCATGCAGATCCAGTTATTACAGCAAGAGACGCTCATCATCAATGAAACGCACCCAATAATTCAGTGTATAATTAGCAACAATCACAATAAGCTCAAACTACTGCTAAAGGAACATGACATTAATGGACTTTATCCATGCAAGGAGCTAAACGATGAGGTCTCCCCTTTGATTGctgctgttgcatttcaaaaGGAGGGCATTTTTTCCGTTCTCCTGCATGAAGCTGCAGACCCAAACACATGTTCACGCAATTGTTGGAAACCTTTGCATTTTGCTTCATTAGGCAAAGTTCAAATTTCTTTTGTGCATAAATTGCTGGCAGCTAAAGCTGAACCAAATGATGACATGAATAATCAATTAAAAATGACCACACTGCAAGCAGCTGTTCACCATGACAGAGGTGATGTTGCAGAAGCATTGATCGGCGCAGGTGCGGTTGTTTCAACGTTTCCTATAAAGAGTCCTGATTGTGATACTTTCAATGACAAGTTGTCTAATATGATACATCGTTTAGCCTCGAATAGTGTCCAAATCTGTTCAGAAATTAAATATTTTGTTGATCTGGACATTGCAGTCAGACGAAAGAGTCCGGAAGAGGTTTTCCAgttgtttgatcatgttatgcTGCTTAAGCATCCTCAGACACATATTAGCGTTATTGATGTTGTGTTAAGTGTCACTGGACTAGGGAAGGCAGAATACCAAAGTAAAGCTATTCAGTGGCTGAGGGACAACAATAAGATAAACCAATACATTGAGGAGGCTGTGAAACACTTTCCAAACCTTTTAAAAGGACATCAGCCTTTGGTTGTTCAGAATCTACATTCTGTCTTTTGCACTTTGACAGAGATACCAAATAACATATCACTGGCTTTCATACCTAAATTACTTGAGCTGCTTTCCACAAAAATTTTGTTTCCGAAAGAACAGCATTTTGTTGTGGTCACACTCTATGTGATTACACAAAAATGCAAAGTTAAAGATGACTGGAATTTGGATATCATTGAGAAATTAAGCTCAGGAATTTCTTCCTTTGTCAACAATAATCACTCAGCAACTGCAATCTATGCCTATGGCATTTTTGCAAATCTTGTTTCAACTGAACACGCCAACAAAATCTTTACATCGATTGGGTTAACTTCTGTGCCTGAAGAGATTCTTACATCTGCAGAAATGACGATGGATGACAGTCTCAAAGAAGGTCTAAGGCATCTGCAGAAATATTTAATTCAACCAAGCGCAGCATCTGAAGAGTCCATATCAGCTGTTTTAGATGACCTCTCCACAACTTCTGTCCAGGAAACTGCTGCGAATGATCTCCAACCTGGCATCACCACATTTAGAAAAGAGCAGAAGTGGGTTCAAATAAGTGAGAAATGGAGTGAAAAATTAGAGAAGCTTTCAAAAACAGAGAATGTTGTCAAAGTTGGAAACATCATTTTtgtgaacaatgaagaattttGCATAGCAAAGGGGAGCAGTGGAACTGAGGTCTTCCTTGGCCTCAGAGAGGATGGCACTGAGGTGGCAGTGAAGAGAATGTCTAGGTCGAACTACCAAGTGCTGAAGAACGAGGAATCATTCCTACGACTTCCAAAGCTTGATCATCCATTCATTGTGAGATACATAGACTTTGCCGAAGATGAGAACTTTGGTTACCTTGCACTTCAACTATGTGAGTGCACGCTGGAAGAATTCCTAAAACCTGATTTGACTGAAAAAGTGAAGAGAAATCTTGTTAAGGAGGTTTTATCTAGCTTGAGTGTGCTACATAGTCAGACTCCTCAAATCCTCCATCGGGATATTAAACCACAGAACGTCTTGTTAg ATGTTTGTGGTAAGGCACGTTTGGCTGATTTTGGCATAAGCAGAAGATTGCCCATTGGTCAGACTTCCTTGCGCACAAGAGGTGCTGGAACAAAGTGCTGGATGGCCAGAGAGAATATAGATGAGGATGTTGATGTACCATGCAAGATGAGCGCTGACATACAG GTGGCAGGGATGTTGACATACTACATCCTATCTGGAGGACATCATCCTTTTGGCAGAGGCTGTAAATGTGAGAGCAACATTTTTGATGGTTTGTACAGTCTTGAACATGTCCAGGATTCGATCACAGAGGATCTTGTGAAGTGGATGATCAACAAAAATCCAAAAGAAAGGCCTACAGTGCAGCAATGCCTGGCCCATCCCTTCTTCTGGTCGACTGCAAG CAAAATAGAATACTTAAAAAGTATCGGCAatgaagaggaggtgaggaacTACAGAGCGACGGAAAAACGCCTCCTGGATGAACTGGATCGGGATGTAGGGGAGGCATGCTGGAAGGACTGGAAACAAAAG TTTCCACCGGAGTTGGTGCAGAAGATGGACAGCAAAGGGAAGTATTCTGAAAATACTTCAGGATTACTTCGCTTCATACGCAACCTCCTTGAACACTA CCCTGAGGACGCAGAGCACATTGATTTGATGGCCACATTTCCTGATCTCTTCGGAGGTGTCTACGTTTTTGCCAAATACAAAGGTTGGAACAGCAGGGTCAGCCTGAGAAGGATGTTTCAAGAGGAATAG
- the LOC132445502 gene encoding uncharacterized protein LOC132445502 isoform X5, protein MSFMQIQLLQQETLIINETHPIIQCIISNNHNKLKLLLKEHDINGLYPCKELNDEVSPLIAAVAFQKEGIFSVLLHEAADPNTCSRNCWKPLHFASLGKVQISFVHKLLAAKAEPNDDMNNQLKMTTLQAAVHHDRGDVAEALIGAGAVVSTFPIKSPDCDTFNDKLSNMIHRLASNSVQICSEIKYFVDLDIAVRRKSPEEVFQLFDHVMLLKHPQTHISVIDVVLSVTGLGKAEYQSKAIQWLRDNNKINQYIEEAVKHFPNLLKGHQPLVVQNLHSVFCTLTEIPNNISLAFIPKLLELLSTKILFPKEQHFVVVTLYVITQKCKVKDDWNLDIIEKLSSGISSFVNNNHSATAIYAYGIFANLVSTEHANKIFTSIGLTSVPEEILTSAEMTMDDSLKEGLRHLQKYLIQPSAASEESISAVLDDLSTTSVQETAANDLQPGITTFRKEQKWVQISEKWSEKLEKLSKTENVVKVGNIIFVNNEEFCIAKGSSGTEVFLGLREDGTEVAVKRMSRSNYQVLKNEESFLRLPKLDHPFIVRYIDFAEDENFGYLALQLCECTLEEFLKPDLTEKVKRNLVKEVLSSLSVLHSQTPQILHRDIKPQNVLLDVCGKARLADFGISRRLPIGQTSLRTRGAGTKCWMARENIDEDVDVPCKMSADIQVAGMLTYYILSGGHHPFGRGCKCESNIFDGLYSLEHVQDSITEDLVKWMINKNPKERPTVQQCLAHPFFWSTARKIRYLKNIGNVEEVKNYSKTEKCLLDELDRDVGEASWKDWKQKFPREMVKKLDGKGTCSENTAGLLRFIRNLHQHPPEEAEHIDLMATFPDLFGGVYVFAKNKGWNSRVSLRRMFQEEEEDVTSGGVMNALSLEDRAPGFSVPVQESGGPPHSVTVIP, encoded by the exons ATGAGTTTCATGCAGATCCAGTTATTACAGCAAGAGACGCTCATCATCAATGAAACGCACCCAATAATTCAGTGTATAATTAGCAACAATCACAATAAGCTCAAACTACTGCTAAAGGAACATGACATTAATGGACTTTATCCATGCAAGGAGCTAAACGATGAGGTCTCCCCTTTGATTGctgctgttgcatttcaaaaGGAGGGCATTTTTTCCGTTCTCCTGCATGAAGCTGCAGACCCAAACACATGTTCACGCAATTGTTGGAAACCTTTGCATTTTGCTTCATTAGGCAAAGTTCAAATTTCTTTTGTGCATAAATTGCTGGCAGCTAAAGCTGAACCAAATGATGACATGAATAATCAATTAAAAATGACCACACTGCAAGCAGCTGTTCACCATGACAGAGGTGATGTTGCAGAAGCATTGATCGGCGCAGGTGCGGTTGTTTCAACGTTTCCTATAAAGAGTCCTGATTGTGATACTTTCAATGACAAGTTGTCTAATATGATACATCGTTTAGCCTCGAATAGTGTCCAAATCTGTTCAGAAATTAAATATTTTGTTGATCTGGACATTGCAGTCAGACGAAAGAGTCCGGAAGAGGTTTTCCAgttgtttgatcatgttatgcTGCTTAAGCATCCTCAGACACATATTAGCGTTATTGATGTTGTGTTAAGTGTCACTGGACTAGGGAAGGCAGAATACCAAAGTAAAGCTATTCAGTGGCTGAGGGACAACAATAAGATAAACCAATACATTGAGGAGGCTGTGAAACACTTTCCAAACCTTTTAAAAGGACATCAGCCTTTGGTTGTTCAGAATCTACATTCTGTCTTTTGCACTTTGACAGAGATACCAAATAACATATCACTGGCTTTCATACCTAAATTACTTGAGCTGCTTTCCACAAAAATTTTGTTTCCGAAAGAACAGCATTTTGTTGTGGTCACACTCTATGTGATTACACAAAAATGCAAAGTTAAAGATGACTGGAATTTGGATATCATTGAGAAATTAAGCTCAGGAATTTCTTCCTTTGTCAACAATAATCACTCAGCAACTGCAATCTATGCCTATGGCATTTTTGCAAATCTTGTTTCAACTGAACACGCCAACAAAATCTTTACATCGATTGGGTTAACTTCTGTGCCTGAAGAGATTCTTACATCTGCAGAAATGACGATGGATGACAGTCTCAAAGAAGGTCTAAGGCATCTGCAGAAATATTTAATTCAACCAAGCGCAGCATCTGAAGAGTCCATATCAGCTGTTTTAGATGACCTCTCCACAACTTCTGTCCAGGAAACTGCTGCGAATGATCTCCAACCTGGCATCACCACATTTAGAAAAGAGCAGAAGTGGGTTCAAATAAGTGAGAAATGGAGTGAAAAATTAGAGAAGCTTTCAAAAACAGAGAATGTTGTCAAAGTTGGAAACATCATTTTtgtgaacaatgaagaattttGCATAGCAAAGGGGAGCAGTGGAACTGAGGTCTTCCTTGGCCTCAGAGAGGATGGCACTGAGGTGGCAGTGAAGAGAATGTCTAGGTCGAACTACCAAGTGCTGAAGAACGAGGAATCATTCCTACGACTTCCAAAGCTTGATCATCCATTCATTGTGAGATACATAGACTTTGCCGAAGATGAGAACTTTGGTTACCTTGCACTTCAACTATGTGAGTGCACGCTGGAAGAATTCCTAAAACCTGATTTGACTGAAAAAGTGAAGAGAAATCTTGTTAAGGAGGTTTTATCTAGCTTGAGTGTGCTACATAGTCAGACTCCTCAAATCCTCCATCGGGATATTAAACCACAGAACGTCTTGTTAg ATGTTTGTGGTAAGGCACGTTTGGCTGATTTTGGCATAAGCAGAAGATTGCCCATTGGTCAGACTTCCTTGCGCACAAGAGGTGCTGGAACAAAGTGCTGGATGGCCAGAGAGAATATAGATGAGGATGTTGATGTACCATGCAAGATGAGCGCTGACATACAG GTGGCAGGGATGTTGACATACTACATCCTATCTGGAGGACATCATCCTTTTGGCAGAGGCTGTAAATGTGAGAGCAACATTTTTGATGGTTTGTACAGTCTTGAACATGTCCAGGATTCGATCACAGAGGATCTTGTGAAGTGGATGATCAACAAAAATCCAAAAGAAAGGCCTACAGTGCAGCAATGCCTGGCCCATCCCTTCTTCTGGTCGACTGCAAG AAAAATTAGATACTTAAAAAATATCGGTAATGTGGAGGAGGTGAAAAACTACAGCAAGACGGAGAAATGCCTCCTGGATGAACTGGATCGGGATGTAGGGGAGGCAAGCTGGAAGGACTGGAAACAAAag TTCCCCAGGGAGATGGTGAAGAAATTGGACGGCAAAGGGACATGTTCTGAGAACACTGCAGGATTACTTCGCTTCATACGCAACCTCCATCAACATCC CCCTGAGGAAGCAGAGCACATTGATTTGATGGCCACATTTCCTGATCTCTTCGGAGGTGTCTACGTTTTTGCCAAAAACAAAGGTTGGAACAGCAGGGTCAGCCTGAGAAGGATGtttcaagaggaggaggaggacgtcacATCCGGTGGTGTGATGAACGCACTCAGCCTGGAGGACCGGGCTCCAGGCTTCTCTGTGCCTGTCCAGGAGTCAGGAGGACCCCCCCATTCAGTCACCGTCATACCATGA